A stretch of the Polyangiaceae bacterium genome encodes the following:
- a CDS encoding SDR family NAD(P)-dependent oxidoreductase gives MERFKGKVALVTGASAGIGRAVAKMLAENAMRVAVCARRAERLAELAAELPAADWLTRSVDLRDEAEIGALFAEIRQRWGGVDVLVNNAGLGHDAPLMSGRTEQWRETLELNVLALSVCTREALSDMRRRGDDGHVVHVSSMAAHRVPPGSGMYSASKFAVRALTEALRQELREAGSKIRVSAVSPGYVETEFAAHYFQSQEAAKKTYGRFKVLEPADVAEAVRYLLSAPPHVQVHDILMRPTQQPS, from the coding sequence ATGGAGCGCTTCAAGGGCAAGGTCGCGTTGGTCACCGGGGCGTCGGCGGGCATCGGCCGCGCGGTCGCGAAAATGCTGGCAGAAAACGCCATGCGCGTGGCGGTGTGCGCGCGGCGAGCCGAGCGGCTCGCGGAGCTCGCGGCGGAGCTCCCCGCGGCCGACTGGCTGACCCGGAGCGTGGACCTCCGGGACGAGGCCGAGATCGGGGCGCTGTTCGCCGAGATCCGCCAGCGCTGGGGCGGCGTGGACGTGCTGGTGAACAACGCGGGGCTCGGCCACGACGCGCCGCTGATGAGCGGGCGGACCGAGCAGTGGCGCGAGACGCTGGAGCTGAACGTGCTCGCGCTCTCGGTGTGCACCCGCGAGGCGCTCTCCGACATGCGCCGGCGCGGCGACGACGGGCACGTCGTGCACGTCTCGAGCATGGCGGCGCACCGCGTTCCCCCGGGGAGCGGCATGTACTCCGCGTCCAAGTTCGCGGTGCGCGCGCTGACCGAGGCGCTGCGCCAGGAGCTGCGCGAGGCCGGCAGCAAGATCCGCGTCAGCGCCGTGAGCCCGGGCTACGTCGAGACCGAGTTCGCCGCGCACTACTTCCAGAGCCAGGAAGCGGCGAAGAAGACCTACGGGCGCTTCAAGGTGCTCGAGCCCGCCGACGTCGCCGAGGCGGTCCGCTACCTGCTCTCGGCCCCGCCCCACGTGCAGGTCCACGACATCTTGATGCGGCCGACGCAGCAGCCGAGCTGA
- a CDS encoding ATP-binding protein, whose product MPIYRREITPVLLRAARSFGAVVLTGPRRAGKTFTLRRTFPGASYVQLEDPDVLAQVRSDPRGFLDDLRTPAILDEIQNAPELLPYVRSRIDAAPSKKGRWLLTGSQDFSLMGGVSESMAGRAAVLQLLPLSAREAGRWDLILGGYPEVRLRPKGAPLWFRSYVQTYLERDVRAVTAVRDLVTFRRFLGLLATRNGTPLNKSELAAPLGVSIPTITQWVSVLETTGLIQLVPPYFENLGKRLLKTPKLYFMDTGILCHLLGLESRSALQRSPLSGLVLEAFVASEIAKRRAFAGRARELYYFRDQQGLEVDFLMAEEGGGVVLVEVKAGRTVHPSDARGIAALLPRMARGARGLVLHGAARGTPAEGALVPGVRRQSIDAFVGALGG is encoded by the coding sequence ATGCCGATCTACCGGCGCGAGATCACGCCCGTACTCCTGCGTGCAGCGAGGAGCTTTGGGGCCGTGGTGCTCACCGGCCCTCGACGTGCCGGCAAGACCTTCACGTTGCGGCGGACCTTCCCGGGCGCGAGCTACGTGCAGCTCGAAGACCCAGACGTGCTCGCGCAGGTGCGCAGCGACCCCCGGGGCTTCCTCGACGATCTGCGGACGCCGGCGATCCTCGACGAGATCCAGAACGCCCCCGAGCTCTTGCCCTACGTGCGGAGCCGGATCGACGCTGCTCCGTCGAAGAAGGGCCGGTGGCTGCTCACCGGCTCGCAGGACTTCTCGCTGATGGGGGGAGTCTCCGAGTCGATGGCCGGTCGCGCGGCGGTGCTGCAGCTCTTGCCGCTGTCGGCCCGCGAAGCGGGGCGCTGGGACCTGATCTTGGGCGGCTACCCCGAGGTTCGACTGCGTCCGAAGGGGGCGCCGCTGTGGTTTCGATCCTACGTGCAGACCTACCTGGAACGCGACGTGCGCGCGGTGACCGCCGTGCGCGACTTGGTCACGTTCCGGCGCTTCCTCGGCCTGCTCGCGACGCGCAACGGCACCCCTCTGAACAAGTCCGAGCTCGCGGCCCCGCTCGGGGTCAGCATCCCCACGATCACCCAGTGGGTCAGTGTGCTGGAGACCACCGGTCTGATCCAGCTCGTCCCGCCCTACTTCGAGAACCTCGGCAAGAGACTCTTGAAGACGCCGAAGCTCTACTTCATGGACACCGGTATCCTGTGTCACCTGCTCGGGTTGGAATCGCGAAGCGCGCTCCAACGCTCGCCGCTGTCCGGGCTGGTGCTCGAAGCGTTCGTCGCCAGCGAGATCGCCAAGCGCCGAGCGTTCGCCGGCCGGGCGCGCGAGCTGTACTACTTTCGCGACCAGCAGGGGCTCGAAGTCGACTTCTTGATGGCCGAGGAGGGCGGCGGAGTCGTGCTCGTCGAGGTCAAGGCGGGCAGGACGGTGCACCCGAGCGACGCGCGAGGGATCGCCGCGCTCCTGCCGCGGATGGCACGGGGCGCGCGCGGGCTCGTGCTGCACGGCGCGGCGCGCGGGACGCCCGCCGAAGGGGCGCTCGTCCCAGGAGTGCGCCGACAGAGCATCGACGCATTCGTCGGCGCCCTCGGCGGGTGA
- a CDS encoding Hsp70 family protein — MRLGIDLGTTRTLVAFHDRGNYPSVAFTGLDGDLVEHWPTISAEADGRLVHGLDAEAAERDGAPALHSWKRLLASTRQDQTIQVGSLSVSPGELVQSFLSALRRDLFTRSNVASLLREPLEAVISVPANAHSTQRFVTLDAFRRAGFVVRAVINEPSAAGIEYAHRHQNTLSSRREHVIVYDLGGGTFDAALVHIAEGHHDVALTAGIAELGGDDFDRVLLALALERAGKPPAASAHQHGELLRECRAVKESIHANTKKVVLELEALGDDAPEAPVVIQLADFYERARPLVEATLDALEPIVGALRQEESGGDIAGIYMVGGASGLPVVHRVVRERFGRRVFRSPHPAAATAIGCAILAASDESQSPLGLSERLSRHFGVFREAERGQLSVFDPVFAKGTPMPTSGGEPLSAVRRYRAAHNIGHFRFVESGHIDEHGDPTGDITPHADVFFPFAGGLATEALPATPVCRLSDGGPLIEERYEVDAAGVIAVTITNLDAGQGARFVL; from the coding sequence ATGCGACTCGGCATCGATCTCGGCACCACGCGCACGCTGGTCGCCTTCCACGACCGCGGCAACTACCCCAGCGTGGCGTTCACCGGGCTGGACGGGGATCTGGTCGAGCACTGGCCGACGATCAGCGCCGAGGCCGACGGACGGCTGGTGCACGGGCTGGACGCCGAGGCCGCCGAGCGCGACGGAGCTCCCGCGCTCCATTCGTGGAAGCGCCTGCTCGCGAGCACGCGCCAGGATCAGACCATCCAGGTCGGCTCGCTCAGCGTCTCTCCGGGGGAGCTCGTGCAGAGCTTCTTGTCGGCGCTCCGGCGCGACTTGTTCACGCGCTCCAACGTCGCCAGCCTGCTCCGCGAGCCGCTGGAGGCCGTGATCAGCGTGCCCGCCAACGCGCACTCGACCCAGCGCTTCGTGACGCTGGACGCCTTCCGGCGCGCGGGCTTCGTCGTGCGGGCGGTGATCAACGAGCCGTCCGCGGCCGGCATCGAATACGCCCACCGCCACCAGAACACGCTCTCGTCGCGCCGCGAGCACGTGATCGTCTACGACCTGGGCGGCGGCACCTTCGACGCCGCGCTGGTGCACATCGCCGAGGGCCACCACGACGTCGCGCTGACCGCCGGTATCGCCGAGCTCGGCGGCGACGACTTCGATCGCGTGCTGCTCGCCCTGGCCCTGGAGCGCGCGGGCAAGCCGCCCGCCGCCTCGGCGCACCAGCACGGCGAGCTCCTGCGCGAGTGCCGCGCGGTCAAGGAGTCGATCCACGCCAACACCAAGAAGGTCGTGCTCGAGCTCGAGGCGCTGGGGGACGACGCGCCGGAGGCGCCGGTGGTGATCCAGCTCGCGGACTTCTACGAGCGCGCGCGCCCGCTGGTCGAGGCCACGCTCGACGCGCTCGAGCCCATCGTGGGAGCCCTCCGCCAGGAGGAGAGCGGCGGCGACATCGCGGGCATCTACATGGTGGGTGGAGCCAGCGGGCTGCCGGTCGTGCACCGCGTGGTGCGCGAGCGCTTCGGGCGCCGCGTGTTTCGCTCGCCGCACCCCGCCGCCGCCACCGCCATCGGCTGCGCCATCCTGGCTGCCAGCGACGAGAGCCAGAGCCCGCTCGGGCTGAGCGAGCGGTTGTCGCGGCACTTCGGCGTGTTCCGCGAGGCGGAGCGCGGTCAGCTCTCGGTGTTCGACCCCGTGTTCGCCAAGGGCACGCCCATGCCCACGAGCGGAGGCGAGCCCTTGAGCGCGGTGCGCCGCTATCGCGCCGCGCACAACATCGGCCACTTCCGCTTCGTCGAGTCGGGGCACATCGACGAGCACGGCGACCCGACCGGCGACATCACCCCCCACGCCGACGTGTTCTTCCCCTTCGCCGGCGGGCTCGCCACCGAGGCCCTGCCGGCGACACCGGTGTGCCGGCTCTCCGACGGAGGACCGCTGATCGAGGAGCGCTACGAGGTGGACGCGGCCGGGGTCATCGCCGTGACCATCACGAACCTCGACGCGGGCCAGGGCGCGCGCTTCGTGCTCTGA
- a CDS encoding YbjN domain-containing protein — MPAKQPAAASTRRQLETVRNVLGRLGLKFEEKYDPEAETNYFAVDLRGPDVLAEVHLVHEPGLVALYGVFGVKAPRTRRAELLAFANLFNAAFHQGTLTVRKDGRLVYRAACSYRKVKDLDQGYVASLFADMLDVVDLIDLPLILVAKGKTAAAAIKATWTGYTEQPFTH; from the coding sequence ATGCCCGCCAAGCAACCCGCGGCCGCCTCGACGCGGCGCCAGCTCGAGACCGTCCGCAACGTGCTCGGACGGCTCGGTCTGAAGTTCGAGGAGAAGTACGACCCCGAGGCCGAGACCAACTACTTCGCCGTGGACCTGCGCGGCCCCGACGTGCTCGCCGAGGTGCACCTGGTCCACGAGCCGGGGCTGGTCGCGCTGTACGGCGTGTTCGGCGTGAAGGCGCCCCGCACGCGCCGCGCGGAGCTCCTGGCCTTCGCCAACCTGTTCAACGCCGCGTTTCACCAGGGCACGCTGACGGTGCGCAAGGACGGGCGGCTCGTGTACCGAGCCGCGTGCAGCTACCGCAAGGTGAAGGACCTGGACCAGGGCTACGTCGCCAGCCTGTTCGCCGACATGTTGGACGTGGTGGACCTGATCGACCTGCCGCTGATCCTGGTCGCCAAGGGCAAGACCGCCGCCGCCGCCATCAAGGCGACCTGGACGGGCTACACCGAGCAACCCTTCACTCACTGA
- a CDS encoding molybdopterin-dependent oxidoreductase — MSWKPTACILCECNCGIEVELGGDAGRHLVRLRGDRRHPVSRGYACEKAHRLDYYQHARDRVTSPLRRRPDGTFEPIDWDTAISEVSARLGKVRDTHGGETIFYYGGGGQANHLPGAYATATRAALGSRYRSNALAQEKTGEIWVSHRMLGAATRADFEHCEVALFIGKNPWHSHSIPRARITLREISRDPARTLIVIDPRRTETAELADIHLQVRPGTDAWLLAALLGVLVQEDLLDRAFLGAHAVGLDAVEKALASVSVAECSAKAGLDEALVRRAARAIGQARSLASFEDLGVQMNKSSTLVSYLHRLLIVLTGNLGKPGSHYVPTPLVPFISGSTGKKSPVAGAPIISGLVPCNVIAEEILSDHDKRYRAMLVESANPAHSLADSPRMREALSALDTLVVIDVAMTETAKLAHYVLPAATQYEKAEASFFNFEFPENCFQLRPRLLAPPPGPLPEAEIHARLATALGAVTEADLEPLRAAAAQGRAAYAEALMSQVMGDPRRSSQVAVLLYRTLDLPAELKEGAVLFGLALRLVMQRAPSVARAGFSGTPLQMAEQLFQAMLERHSGVVFAVDDWNEVLERVGQIQLELPDLLEELERCLGSAPDATDLSFPFVLSAGERRSFTANTLLRDPAWRNKDAAGALRICPSDASALGVATGAELRLTTRRGTALVTVEVSDTMQPGHVSLPNGLGTSYGDERPGVAPNELTSLDERDPFVGTPWHKHVRARLERV, encoded by the coding sequence ATGAGCTGGAAGCCCACGGCCTGCATTCTCTGCGAGTGCAACTGCGGCATCGAGGTGGAGCTCGGCGGCGACGCGGGGCGACACCTGGTCCGCCTGCGCGGCGACCGCCGGCACCCCGTTTCCCGCGGCTACGCCTGCGAGAAGGCGCACCGGCTGGACTACTACCAGCACGCGCGCGACCGCGTGACCTCGCCGCTCCGGCGCCGGCCGGACGGTACGTTCGAGCCCATCGACTGGGACACGGCCATCAGCGAGGTCTCGGCGCGCCTCGGGAAGGTGCGCGACACACACGGCGGCGAGACCATCTTCTATTACGGCGGCGGCGGCCAGGCGAACCACCTGCCCGGCGCCTACGCCACCGCGACCCGCGCGGCGCTGGGCTCCCGCTACCGCTCCAACGCCCTGGCGCAGGAGAAGACGGGGGAGATCTGGGTCAGCCATCGCATGCTCGGCGCGGCGACTCGCGCCGACTTCGAGCACTGCGAGGTGGCGCTCTTCATCGGCAAGAACCCCTGGCACTCGCACTCGATCCCGCGGGCGCGCATCACGCTGCGGGAGATCTCACGAGATCCCGCGCGCACGCTGATCGTGATCGATCCGCGCCGCACCGAGACCGCCGAGCTGGCCGACATTCATCTTCAGGTGCGCCCCGGCACCGACGCCTGGCTGCTCGCGGCGCTCCTGGGCGTCTTGGTGCAGGAGGACCTCTTGGACCGCGCCTTCTTGGGCGCGCACGCCGTGGGGCTCGATGCGGTGGAGAAGGCCCTCGCCTCCGTGTCCGTCGCGGAGTGCTCGGCGAAGGCTGGGCTCGACGAGGCCCTGGTGCGGCGGGCGGCCCGCGCCATCGGCCAGGCTCGCTCGCTGGCGAGCTTCGAGGATCTGGGCGTGCAGATGAACAAGAGTTCGACGCTGGTGAGCTACCTGCACCGGCTCCTGATCGTGCTCACCGGCAACCTGGGCAAACCCGGCAGCCACTACGTGCCGACCCCGCTCGTGCCCTTCATCAGCGGCTCGACCGGCAAGAAGAGCCCGGTCGCCGGAGCGCCCATCATCAGCGGCCTGGTCCCCTGCAACGTGATCGCCGAGGAGATCCTCAGCGACCACGACAAGCGCTACCGCGCCATGCTGGTCGAGTCGGCGAACCCCGCGCACTCGCTGGCCGACTCGCCGCGCATGCGAGAGGCACTCTCCGCGCTGGACACCCTGGTGGTCATCGACGTCGCGATGACGGAGACGGCGAAGCTGGCCCACTACGTCTTGCCCGCGGCGACGCAGTACGAGAAGGCCGAGGCTTCGTTCTTCAACTTCGAGTTCCCGGAGAACTGCTTCCAGCTCCGGCCGCGGCTCTTGGCGCCGCCTCCCGGGCCGCTGCCGGAGGCCGAGATCCACGCACGGCTCGCCACCGCCCTCGGCGCCGTGACCGAGGCCGATCTCGAGCCGCTCCGCGCGGCCGCCGCCCAGGGGCGCGCCGCCTACGCCGAGGCGCTGATGAGCCAGGTGATGGGCGATCCACGCCGGTCGTCCCAGGTGGCGGTGCTCCTGTACCGCACGCTCGATTTGCCAGCCGAGCTGAAGGAGGGCGCGGTGCTCTTCGGCCTGGCGCTCCGGCTGGTGATGCAGCGGGCGCCGTCGGTCGCGCGAGCGGGCTTTTCCGGCACGCCGCTCCAGATGGCCGAGCAGCTGTTCCAGGCGATGCTCGAGCGGCACTCGGGTGTGGTCTTCGCCGTGGACGACTGGAACGAGGTGCTCGAACGCGTCGGGCAGATCCAGCTCGAGCTGCCCGATCTGCTCGAGGAGCTCGAGCGCTGCCTGGGCTCGGCGCCGGACGCCACGGACCTGAGCTTCCCCTTCGTGCTCTCGGCCGGCGAGCGCCGCTCCTTCACCGCCAACACGCTCCTCCGCGATCCGGCCTGGCGCAACAAGGACGCCGCCGGCGCGCTGCGCATCTGCCCCAGCGACGCCAGCGCGCTGGGCGTCGCGACTGGCGCAGAGCTCCGCCTCACCACCAGGCGCGGCACGGCGCTGGTGACGGTGGAGGTCTCGGACACGATGCAGCCGGGCCACGTCAGCCTGCCCAACGGCCTGGGCACGAGCTACGGCGACGAACGTCCCGGCGTCGCGCCCAACGAGCTCACCAGCCTGGACGAGCGCGACCCCTTCGTGGGCACGCCCTGGCACAAGCACGTGCGGGCGCGGCTGGAACGGGTCTGA